A single window of Candidatus Obscuribacterales bacterium DNA harbors:
- the fabZ gene encoding 3-hydroxyacyl-ACP dehydratase FabZ, translating into MTATISQELDINQIKKLLPHRYPFLLVDRVTYIEPGHKAIGYKNMTANEQFFEGHFPFKPIMPGVLMVEALAQLACIAILVKPEYKEYLGVFTGIDGFKFRHMVIPGDKLELEVELIKMKGPIGRLKGIARVGDKVACEGEISFAMIKRENEA; encoded by the coding sequence ATGACCGCGACTATTTCGCAGGAATTGGACATCAACCAGATTAAGAAGTTGTTGCCACACCGCTATCCGTTTTTGCTTGTCGATAGAGTTACTTACATTGAGCCTGGACACAAGGCCATCGGATACAAAAACATGACTGCCAACGAGCAGTTTTTCGAAGGACATTTTCCATTCAAGCCGATTATGCCTGGCGTTCTGATGGTAGAGGCATTGGCACAATTAGCTTGTATCGCAATTCTGGTAAAGCCTGAATATAAAGAATATCTCGGCGTATTTACGGGCATTGATGGTTTCAAATTCCGTCACATGGTTATTCCTGGTGACAAACTGGAACTCGAAGTTGAACTCATCAAAATGAAGGGTCCTATTGGACGTCTCAAAGGTATTGCACGCGTCGGTGACAAAGTCGCTTGTGAAGGCGAAATTTCGTTCGCAATGATCAAGCGTGAAAATGAAGCCTAA
- a CDS encoding MFS transporter yields the protein MIEGYKSLLRNRDFMFLWVAQIFSQLADRAVFVLFVAVLTAQETLSQAAPTEFHAPAGAAQMTSWLYVAFTIPAVLLSPLAGVYVDRASNRSVMVFSNVVRGICVALVSMPSVERHPMLAYFLAFLTSIGAQFFAPAETSSIPRLVKHEDLYHANSLFFTTMMIALGFGFAVGEPIISHIGLADAPFFIACCFFIAALLLCFVKDNVPHTTNREPWWEELRFGLSYISSNATVFRAIMKITILFSTIITLNIIAVALSQQVLHIKPFQFGWIVAAAGLGMCVGNFATAHYGQKMKPTALAYLGFTGMGLFMSMLGSLGFIQTLLLPELGLSEMAFHGGFVGSALILSAFTGVCCAMVAVPTQASLQAAVPENLRGKVFGAQNTAMSAASTIPVILAGVAADNLPGGVSTTLIIVGVPMLLSSIYHLLRTTRRERLEGIY from the coding sequence ATGATTGAAGGCTACAAATCGCTGTTGCGCAACCGGGACTTCATGTTCCTGTGGGTAGCGCAAATCTTCTCACAGCTAGCAGACCGCGCTGTGTTCGTGTTGTTTGTGGCGGTTTTGACAGCACAAGAGACTTTGTCACAAGCAGCGCCGACAGAGTTTCATGCGCCAGCCGGTGCTGCGCAAATGACTAGTTGGTTGTATGTTGCCTTTACTATTCCGGCTGTGTTGCTCTCACCACTTGCCGGAGTTTATGTTGATCGCGCATCTAATAGATCAGTCATGGTGTTCTCAAACGTTGTCCGTGGAATTTGCGTGGCACTTGTATCTATGCCTTCTGTAGAAAGGCATCCTATGCTTGCCTATTTCCTAGCATTTCTCACATCAATCGGTGCACAATTCTTTGCACCAGCTGAGACTTCTTCTATTCCCAGACTGGTGAAGCACGAAGATCTGTATCACGCCAATTCGCTCTTTTTTACAACAATGATGATTGCGCTTGGTTTTGGGTTCGCAGTGGGAGAACCAATTATTTCTCACATTGGTCTGGCTGATGCGCCATTTTTTATTGCATGCTGCTTCTTTATTGCCGCGCTGCTCTTGTGTTTTGTCAAAGACAATGTGCCGCATACAACCAATCGCGAACCCTGGTGGGAAGAATTACGATTCGGGCTATCGTACATTTCCAGCAACGCCACAGTATTTCGTGCAATCATGAAAATCACAATTTTATTCAGCACGATTATTACGCTCAATATTATTGCTGTTGCTTTGAGCCAACAGGTTTTGCACATCAAGCCATTCCAGTTCGGCTGGATAGTTGCCGCTGCCGGTCTGGGCATGTGTGTAGGTAATTTCGCCACGGCTCACTATGGTCAAAAGATGAAACCAACAGCACTTGCCTATCTGGGCTTCACCGGCATGGGACTCTTCATGAGCATGCTTGGATCGTTAGGCTTCATTCAGACACTTCTATTGCCGGAGTTAGGACTATCGGAAATGGCGTTCCATGGGGGATTTGTGGGCAGCGCACTGATACTTTCAGCATTTACCGGCGTTTGCTGCGCCATGGTTGCCGTGCCCACACAAGCATCGTTGCAGGCAGCCGTGCCGGAAAACTTGCGTGGCAAGGTGTTTGGGGCTCAAAATACAGCAATGTCTGCAGCCTCTACAATTCCGGTTATACTGGCCGGTGTAGCCGCTGATAATTTACCCGGCGGAGTGTCCACAACTTTGATAATTGTTGGAGTACCAATGCTCCTCTCAAGCATTTATCATCTGCTTCGCACAACTAGAAGAGAACGTTTAGAAGGTATCTATTAG
- a CDS encoding glycosyltransferase family 2 protein yields MFNRILLIAIFVGAWLTLKYIDYFVPGPFILILICGICIMMISHCAWLLAAQKRWHKKLNRAKDRPHPHNEFGTTVKEGAESEWQPTVDLFIAAKNEARVIEKTVRNMLKIDYPNYLLWVIDDNSTDEMPKILEQLKGEFPNLRVLNRLPGSYPGKSAALNEALALSRAEVVCVFDADAYVAPDFLRLTLPVLAPEDVGAVQVQKKIYENQKGFLVECQASEYAVDAFWQMGRDLIGGAVELRGDGQLIKRNALIDVGGWNNKTITDDLDLSMRLLIANWDIRFCPFACVYEEAIETWKSLYRQRKRWAEGSIRRYLDYVLPLNAPSRLSLTERLDLMAFVGEFTVPPLVAMELLSELINFIVGGPNYPRFFVIVLMAVALVCQFNFFNGIRLYRHKSIPETLWLTACLTFYANVIWMPCIFLSLWRIMFRPQGFKWQPTEHFGT; encoded by the coding sequence ATGTTTAATCGCATTCTATTAATTGCTATTTTCGTAGGCGCCTGGCTGACACTCAAGTACATCGATTACTTTGTGCCGGGTCCGTTCATTCTTATATTGATTTGCGGCATTTGCATCATGATGATTTCGCACTGTGCTTGGCTTTTGGCAGCACAAAAACGTTGGCACAAGAAACTCAATCGCGCAAAAGATCGCCCGCACCCGCATAATGAGTTCGGCACTACGGTCAAAGAAGGTGCCGAGTCGGAATGGCAGCCTACAGTCGATCTTTTTATAGCGGCCAAAAACGAAGCGCGTGTAATTGAGAAAACCGTGCGCAATATGCTGAAGATTGATTATCCGAATTATTTGCTTTGGGTAATTGATGATAATTCAACAGACGAAATGCCAAAGATACTTGAACAGCTAAAAGGCGAGTTTCCAAATTTGCGCGTTTTGAATAGACTGCCCGGTTCGTATCCAGGTAAGTCGGCAGCCCTCAATGAAGCGCTTGCTTTATCGAGAGCGGAAGTTGTTTGTGTATTTGACGCCGATGCTTATGTAGCTCCGGATTTCTTGAGGCTGACATTGCCTGTACTGGCGCCGGAAGATGTCGGTGCGGTGCAAGTGCAGAAGAAGATATACGAGAATCAAAAGGGCTTTTTAGTCGAGTGCCAGGCATCTGAATATGCTGTCGATGCCTTCTGGCAAATGGGGCGCGACTTGATAGGCGGCGCTGTCGAATTGCGCGGCGACGGACAACTTATCAAACGCAACGCGCTAATCGATGTGGGCGGCTGGAATAACAAGACGATCACTGACGATTTGGATTTGTCCATGCGCTTGCTCATTGCAAACTGGGACATTCGTTTTTGTCCCTTTGCTTGTGTATATGAAGAAGCAATTGAAACCTGGAAGTCACTTTATCGGCAGCGCAAGCGCTGGGCTGAGGGCAGTATTCGTCGCTATTTAGACTACGTGCTGCCGTTGAATGCGCCATCGCGTCTGTCACTTACCGAGCGACTTGACTTGATGGCGTTTGTTGGTGAATTTACCGTGCCGCCGCTTGTGGCGATGGAACTGCTTTCCGAACTTATCAACTTTATTGTTGGCGGTCCGAACTATCCGCGCTTTTTCGTAATTGTGTTGATGGCTGTGGCGCTTGTTTGCCAATTCAACTTCTTCAATGGAATTCGTCTGTATAGACATAAGTCGATTCCGGAAACGCTTTGGTTGACGGCTTGCTTGACCTTCTACGCCAATGTAATTTGGATGCCGTGTATTTTCTTGTCGCTGTGGCGCATTATGTTCCGCCCGCAAGGCTTCAAGTGGCAACCCACGGAACACTTCGGAACCTAA
- the folE gene encoding GTP cyclohydrolase I FolE: MDQDKIAQAVTMILEAVGEDPSREGLLDTPARVARMYQELLYGVDVDSSSELTCEFIAENDELVLVRDIQFASLCEHHLVPFMGVAHVGYIPNAGRITGLSKLARVVELVSKRPQVQERMTTQIADALVKKLQPRGVIVVLEAEHLCMSIRGVKKPGARTITSAVRGLFETNQASRSEVMSLIMKG; the protein is encoded by the coding sequence ATTGACCAGGACAAAATCGCTCAAGCCGTGACGATGATTTTGGAAGCCGTCGGCGAAGATCCAAGCCGCGAAGGTTTGCTCGATACGCCTGCTCGTGTAGCTCGCATGTATCAAGAATTGCTCTATGGAGTCGATGTCGATTCATCATCTGAACTCACCTGCGAATTTATAGCTGAAAATGATGAGCTAGTGCTTGTAAGAGATATACAGTTTGCCAGCCTTTGTGAGCATCATCTGGTGCCGTTTATGGGTGTTGCCCATGTCGGCTATATCCCCAATGCCGGTCGCATCACCGGACTTTCGAAATTGGCTCGCGTTGTTGAACTCGTTTCAAAACGCCCGCAAGTACAAGAGCGCATGACCACTCAAATTGCCGACGCTTTGGTTAAGAAACTCCAACCACGCGGCGTCATCGTGGTCTTGGAAGCCGAACACCTTTGCATGTCCATTCGCGGTGTGAAAAAGCCGGGTGCTAGAACAATTACATCGGCAGTTCGCGGCTTGTTTGAAACAAATCAAGCTTCACGCTCGGAAGTTATGTCCTTGATTATGAAGGGCTAG
- the lpxA gene encoding acyl-ACP--UDP-N-acetylglucosamine O-acyltransferase translates to MSINTTTTRIHSTAVIADGAQIDPAAEIGPYAVIGPNVKIGAGTKIGAHAVIDGHTTIGKDCKIYAGASIGLEPQDFRYKGEPTGVILGDRVTIREYVTIHRATVEGFTEIGDDCFLMNYVHIAHNCKLGKGVILANSVMMAGHVTIGDGVVMSGMCIFHQHVRVGRLAMLSGMTGTRSDLPPFTTCDGRPAMVRGVNVIGLRRAGAGQTVRTAVKESYRLLYRSGLNVSQALARIEEEIEQFPEVQEIVAFFKSSKRGCAGIAIPGAEIMDEFPSDDI, encoded by the coding sequence ATGAGCATTAACACAACGACCACTCGCATTCACTCAACAGCAGTAATCGCAGACGGCGCTCAGATTGATCCAGCAGCCGAGATTGGACCATACGCAGTAATTGGACCAAATGTAAAAATCGGCGCCGGAACAAAAATTGGTGCTCATGCCGTAATCGATGGACACACAACCATCGGCAAAGATTGCAAAATCTATGCCGGTGCTTCCATCGGGCTCGAGCCGCAAGACTTCCGCTACAAGGGCGAGCCGACAGGCGTCATTCTTGGCGATAGAGTTACTATTCGCGAATACGTAACCATCCATAGAGCCACAGTCGAAGGCTTCACCGAAATCGGCGACGATTGTTTCTTGATGAATTACGTGCACATTGCTCACAACTGCAAACTGGGCAAAGGCGTCATTCTCGCTAATTCAGTGATGATGGCAGGACACGTAACTATCGGCGACGGTGTCGTGATGTCCGGAATGTGTATCTTCCACCAGCACGTTCGTGTTGGACGCTTAGCGATGCTTTCCGGCATGACCGGCACAAGATCCGACTTGCCGCCGTTTACAACATGCGACGGTCGTCCGGCAATGGTACGTGGCGTTAACGTCATCGGCTTGCGCCGCGCAGGAGCTGGACAGACAGTTCGCACAGCGGTCAAGGAGTCTTACAGACTCTTGTATCGCTCGGGTCTCAACGTGTCACAAGCGCTGGCTCGCATCGAAGAAGAAATTGAACAATTCCCGGAAGTCCAGGAAATTGTTGCATTCTTCAAATCAAGCAAGCGTGGTTGCGCAGGTATTGCCATACCTGGCGCTGAAATCATGGACGAGTTTCCTTCCGACGACATTTAA